One Coleofasciculus chthonoplastes PCC 7420 DNA window includes the following coding sequences:
- a CDS encoding lysophospholipid acyltransferase family protein, whose amino-acid sequence MQLQSREQNQTPSTLDKPDSKTVNSAKIVPVNSNVSPWLTSIFYPLGRRILMPLYFGRLQVTGQDNIPKTGPVILAPTHRSRWDGLTMAYAAGKPVTGRDLRFMVSQDEMKGLQGWFIRRLGGFPVNTKHPGISSIRHSVELLRRGEALVMFPEGNIFRHGDVNPLKPGMARIALQAESNQPGLGLKIVPVSIRYSDPVPQWGSDIDIQIGSALDVAKYCNQSAKKGAQQLTTDLEIALKQVDQKLEVIKEAV is encoded by the coding sequence ATGCAACTCCAATCCCGTGAACAGAACCAAACTCCCTCAACCTTGGACAAGCCTGATTCAAAGACGGTCAATTCCGCCAAAATAGTTCCCGTCAACTCCAATGTATCCCCTTGGTTAACCTCAATCTTCTATCCGTTGGGGCGTCGTATCCTCATGCCCCTTTATTTTGGGCGGCTGCAAGTGACGGGACAAGACAACATTCCCAAAACCGGTCCGGTTATTTTAGCACCCACCCATCGATCGCGTTGGGATGGATTAACCATGGCTTATGCCGCTGGCAAACCTGTCACAGGAAGGGATTTGCGATTTATGGTGTCGCAAGATGAAATGAAAGGATTACAAGGCTGGTTTATCCGCCGCCTGGGTGGGTTTCCGGTGAATACGAAACACCCGGGAATCAGCAGTATCCGGCATAGTGTTGAACTCCTGCGTCGTGGCGAAGCCCTGGTGATGTTTCCCGAAGGTAATATTTTTCGTCATGGTGACGTTAATCCACTGAAACCCGGTATGGCACGAATTGCCCTGCAAGCCGAATCCAATCAACCAGGTTTGGGATTGAAAATTGTACCCGTTAGCATCCGTTATAGTGACCCTGTTCCTCAGTGGGGTTCTGATATTGACATTCAGATTGGATCTGCTTTAGATGTCGCCAAGTATTGCAACCAGTCAGCTAAAAAAGGCGCTCAACAGCTAACCACGGATCTAGAAATAGCACTGAAACAAGTCGATCAAAAGCTAGAAGTAATCAAAGAAGCTGTTTAA
- a CDS encoding tetratricopeptide repeat protein, with protein MPSKPDIKPETELLSVTMTRTRLFSQLTLTVITLVGLTVTLPPRINPLAVSPIFAQTQNTSKAEADRLLIQGLQQFQRRQFREAIESWQKSLSIFQEIGDRQGVAKSLTNLGIAYYSLSQYEKAIELYQQSLSIFQEIGDQLGVADSLNNLGIAYYSLSQYEKAIELYQQSLSIFQEIGDQLGVADSLNNFGNVYYSLSQYKKAIELFQQALPIFQEIGDRRGVADSLNNLGNAYNNLSQYEKAIEFHQQSLSIRQEIGDRQGVAKSLMNFGNVYGNLSQYEKAIELYQQALPIFQEIGDRRGVADSLNNLGNAYNNLSQYEKAIEFHQQSLSIRQEIGDRQGVAKSLTNLGSAYSNLSQYEKVIELYQQALPIFQEIGDRRGKAGSFMNLGSAYSNLSQYEKAIELYQQSLSIFQEIGDRRGEAGSFMNLGIAYGNLSQYEKAIELYQQSLSIFQEIGDRRGEAITLYNLGLTYRAMGQEQKAREFFEQAEAIKREIGID; from the coding sequence ATGCCCAGTAAGCCCGATATTAAACCGGAAACCGAACTACTATCCGTTACTATGACTCGAACTCGCCTATTTTCCCAACTTACCCTAACGGTTATCACCCTTGTCGGATTAACCGTTACCTTACCTCCCCGAATCAATCCCTTAGCTGTCTCACCCATATTCGCCCAAACCCAGAATACCTCAAAAGCAGAAGCCGATAGACTATTAATACAGGGATTGCAGCAATTTCAAAGGCGTCAATTTCGGGAAGCGATTGAGTCTTGGCAAAAGTCTTTATCGATTTTTCAGGAAATAGGTGATAGACAAGGTGTCGCTAAGTCTCTCACGAATTTGGGAATAGCTTACTACAGTCTCTCTCAATACGAAAAAGCGATTGAATTGTATCAGCAGTCTTTATCGATTTTCCAGGAAATAGGTGATCAGCTAGGTGTAGCTGACTCTCTTAACAATTTGGGAATAGCTTACTACAGTCTCTCTCAATACGAAAAAGCGATTGAATTGTATCAGCAGTCTTTATCGATTTTCCAAGAAATAGGTGATCAGCTAGGTGTAGCTGACTCTCTTAACAATTTTGGAAATGTTTACTACAGTCTCTCCCAATACAAAAAAGCAATTGAATTGTTTCAGCAAGCTTTACCGATTTTCCAGGAAATAGGCGATAGACGAGGTGTAGCTGACTCTCTCAATAATTTAGGAAATGCTTATAATAATCTCTCCCAATACGAAAAAGCGATTGAATTTCATCAGCAGTCTTTATCGATTCGTCAGGAAATAGGTGATAGACAAGGTGTCGCTAAGTCCCTTATGAATTTTGGAAATGTTTACGGAAATCTCTCCCAATACGAAAAAGCGATTGAATTGTATCAGCAAGCTTTACCGATTTTCCAGGAAATAGGCGATAGACGAGGTGTAGCTGACTCTCTCAATAATTTAGGAAATGCTTATAATAATCTCTCCCAATACGAAAAAGCGATTGAATTTCATCAGCAGTCTTTATCGATTCGTCAGGAAATAGGTGATAGACAAGGTGTCGCTAAGTCTCTCACGAATTTGGGATCAGCTTACAGCAATCTCTCCCAATACGAAAAAGTGATTGAATTGTATCAGCAAGCTTTACCGATTTTCCAGGAAATAGGCGATAGACGAGGTAAGGCTGGTTCTTTCATGAATTTGGGATCAGCTTACAGCAATCTCTCCCAATACGAAAAAGCGATTGAATTGTATCAGCAGTCTTTATCAATTTTCCAGGAAATAGGCGATAGACGAGGTGAGGCTGGTTCTTTCATGAATTTGGGAATAGCTTACGGAAATCTCTCCCAATACGAAAAAGCGATTGAATTGTATCAGCAGTCTTTATCGATTTTCCAGGAAATAGGCGATAGACGAGGTGAGGCTATCACGCTCTACAATTTAGGATTAACTTACCGCGCCATGGGACAAGAACAGAAAGCCAGAGAATTCTTTGAGCAAGCTGAAGCAATTAAACGAGAAATTGGCATAGATTAG
- a CDS encoding CHASE2 domain-containing protein, producing MSIKVSPEAFLAAYSDYIVIVGITEADIQDLDHYPISDRLLAQVLSQILALNPVVVGLSLFRDVPVNYGETRRDVPLERLLVDL from the coding sequence ATGTCAATAAAGGTTAGTCCGGAAGCGTTTCTCGCCGCCTATAGCGATTATATAGTGATTGTAGGGATAACCGAGGCGGATATCCAGGACTTAGACCATTATCCGATAAGCGATCGCCTTTTGGCACAGGTACTCAGTCAGATTCTGGCTCTTAATCCCGTAGTGGTGGGGTTAAGTTTGTTTCGGGATGTTCCGGTGAATTATGGGGAAACTCGTAGAGACGTTCCGTTGGAACGTCTTCTGGTGGACTTGTAG
- a CDS encoding RecQ family ATP-dependent DNA helicase: MSMTETTSWNDVRIAFKKIWGYDNFRPPQGEIIRSILEGRDALIVLPTGGGKSICFQLPALLQTGLTLVISPLVALMENQVQELRDRNLPAALLHSQLTPQQRRHTLQALENQELRLLYLSPETLLSAPVWERLSQPHLKINGLILDEAHCLVQWGDTFRPAYRRLGAVRPTLLKSKPPGSQIPIAAFTATADPSAQDTISQVLQLQHPQAFLISPYRQNLNLDVQIVWTPRGRRQKMLQFIQARNRQSGLVYVRSRRDGEELAQWFGERGYATTAYHAGLSSQERREIEQSWLSGKTQFVVCTCAFGMGINKPDVRWVVHFQPPQLLSEYIQEVGRGGRDGKPADALTLISEPTGWLNSEDKQKRQFFVDQMRSQYQDAQRLVKKLPEHGNVAAVSQQFRQGEVALALLHSAEQLEWQDPFHYHKHPSSDSRALVNLSSHQVQVQKLMTQYLTTRQCRWQFLLKAFGFKKEAMGLKCGHCDNCRK, encoded by the coding sequence ATGAGCATGACCGAAACCACATCCTGGAACGATGTCCGCATCGCCTTTAAAAAAATATGGGGATATGATAATTTCCGTCCGCCTCAAGGTGAGATTATTCGGAGTATTTTGGAAGGGCGAGATGCACTGATTGTGTTACCGACAGGTGGGGGAAAATCAATTTGTTTTCAACTTCCCGCCCTCTTACAAACCGGATTAACCTTGGTGATTTCCCCGTTAGTTGCTCTAATGGAAAATCAGGTACAGGAATTGCGCGATCGCAACTTACCCGCCGCCCTGTTACATAGTCAATTAACCCCGCAACAACGGCGACACACGCTGCAAGCCCTGGAAAACCAGGAACTCCGATTACTTTACCTCTCTCCAGAAACCCTATTAAGTGCGCCCGTTTGGGAACGACTCTCTCAGCCCCATCTAAAAATTAATGGATTAATTCTCGATGAGGCACATTGTCTGGTGCAATGGGGTGATACCTTTAGACCCGCGTATCGGCGTCTAGGCGCAGTACGACCCACCCTACTCAAATCTAAACCACCCGGCAGCCAAATCCCGATCGCAGCATTTACGGCGACGGCTGATCCCAGCGCCCAAGACACCATCAGCCAGGTGTTGCAATTACAACACCCCCAAGCCTTTTTAATCAGTCCCTATCGCCAAAATCTCAACCTAGACGTGCAAATTGTCTGGACACCACGGGGACGCCGCCAGAAGATGTTACAGTTCATTCAAGCCAGAAATCGGCAATCGGGGTTAGTTTATGTCCGTTCCCGGCGAGATGGCGAGGAATTAGCCCAATGGTTTGGGGAACGGGGGTATGCGACAACCGCCTATCACGCCGGGTTAAGTTCCCAAGAACGGCGAGAGATTGAACAGAGTTGGCTGAGTGGCAAAACCCAATTTGTGGTGTGTACCTGCGCCTTTGGGATGGGCATCAATAAGCCTGATGTGCGTTGGGTGGTACATTTTCAGCCTCCCCAATTATTATCAGAATATATCCAAGAAGTCGGTCGCGGTGGACGCGATGGCAAACCCGCAGACGCCCTGACGTTGATCAGTGAGCCGACGGGGTGGTTAAATTCAGAGGATAAGCAAAAGCGTCAGTTTTTTGTTGATCAGATGCGATCGCAATACCAAGACGCCCAGCGTTTAGTCAAAAAGCTACCTGAACATGGAAATGTAGCCGCTGTCAGCCAACAATTTCGCCAGGGTGAGGTTGCATTAGCCCTGCTGCACAGTGCGGAACAATTGGAATGGCAAGATCCCTTTCATTATCACAAACACCCATCCTCCGATTCCCGCGCTTTGGTTAACTTAAGTTCTCACCAAGTCCAAGTACAGAAACTGATGACACAATACCTGACAACTCGCCAATGTCGTTGGCAGTTTTTATTAAAGGCGTTTGGGTTTAAAAAGGAGGCGATGGGATTAAAATGTGGACATTGTGATAATTGTCGGAAATAG
- a CDS encoding tetratricopeptide repeat protein yields MKNDQLRMKNNKIISIFISTFLWVTVSSSQSLNAQGEEGLQLQDFSYWANLCASQKEAKNYEEALEACDQAIALNPNEPQAWIDRGDIQRALNNYAEAAASYGQVIRLEPRHSEAWAKRCAANIQLANYEAAITDCETALQIDETWNQVTRAYALYHQGLALWGQAEREKALFSFDLAVQSNPDYSLAWAQRCLLLSQFDQTNDALNSCERALQVNGDWGNRTPAIAWTNRGKILAQLRQYDAALESYDQALAIDPKDATAWTEQGKVLLIIGQLGEALTSQEWALKIRPDYALALANQCATLNQLSQYEDALAACDQAIQEGDGRWGEEGAAYAWSHRADALTGLGRFQEALASANRAVALNPDYADPWSSRGATLWFMGRFEEALGATEQAIAINPNSSKGWFNYARILTTLGEYNEARAAYQRALLGDANVGNILTLAEIWVNLSGLDFRLQRYQEAITAAERAIGINPDLAAAWYNRGLSLMALNQYRDAVVTYNRAIAIDAENADFWAGKGIALRFLEQYPQALEALQTALELNPSHPQALVNQEFVMQKLQTPNGMEALPNSGVR; encoded by the coding sequence ATGAAAAATGACCAATTACGAATGAAAAATAACAAAATTATTTCTATTTTTATAAGTACATTTTTATGGGTAACTGTATCCTCCTCCCAGAGTCTAAACGCTCAAGGTGAAGAGGGATTACAGTTACAAGATTTTAGTTACTGGGCTAACCTCTGTGCTTCCCAAAAAGAGGCGAAAAACTATGAAGAAGCCCTAGAAGCCTGTGATCAAGCGATCGCGTTAAATCCTAATGAACCTCAAGCCTGGATTGATCGAGGTGATATTCAACGGGCATTAAATAATTATGCCGAAGCCGCCGCCTCTTATGGGCAGGTGATTCGCCTAGAACCGAGACATTCTGAAGCCTGGGCAAAGCGATGCGCGGCAAATATTCAATTGGCAAACTATGAAGCCGCGATAACTGACTGTGAAACGGCGTTGCAAATTGATGAAACTTGGAATCAGGTGACACGGGCTTATGCGTTGTATCATCAAGGGTTAGCCCTTTGGGGACAAGCCGAACGAGAAAAGGCGCTATTTTCCTTTGATTTAGCGGTTCAAAGTAATCCAGATTATTCCCTGGCTTGGGCGCAACGCTGTCTGTTATTATCCCAATTTGATCAGACGAATGATGCTCTTAATTCCTGTGAACGGGCGTTACAGGTGAATGGGGATTGGGGAAATCGGACTCCCGCGATCGCGTGGACGAATCGTGGTAAAATTCTGGCTCAGTTGAGACAGTATGACGCCGCTCTAGAGTCTTATGATCAAGCCTTGGCGATTGACCCCAAGGATGCAACTGCTTGGACGGAACAAGGTAAGGTTTTATTAATTATTGGTCAACTGGGTGAAGCGTTAACCTCTCAGGAATGGGCGCTGAAAATTCGTCCCGATTATGCTTTAGCCTTAGCCAATCAATGTGCCACTTTGAATCAACTGAGTCAATATGAAGATGCTTTAGCCGCTTGCGATCAAGCGATTCAAGAGGGAGATGGGCGTTGGGGAGAAGAAGGGGCGGCGTATGCGTGGAGTCATCGGGCGGATGCGCTGACGGGTTTAGGTCGATTTCAAGAGGCGTTGGCATCCGCTAATCGGGCGGTAGCACTCAATCCTGACTATGCTGATCCCTGGAGTAGTCGGGGGGCGACGCTGTGGTTTATGGGGCGGTTTGAAGAGGCGCTAGGGGCGACAGAACAGGCGATTGCGATTAACCCCAATTCCTCGAAGGGTTGGTTTAACTATGCCCGAATTCTGACCACATTGGGAGAGTATAATGAAGCGCGTGCTGCTTATCAACGGGCGCTGTTAGGGGATGCGAACGTGGGCAATATTCTGACTCTGGCAGAGATTTGGGTGAATCTGAGTGGCTTAGATTTCCGTTTGCAACGCTATCAAGAGGCGATCACCGCAGCCGAACGAGCAATTGGCATTAATCCGGATTTGGCAGCAGCATGGTATAATAGGGGGTTATCACTCATGGCATTAAATCAATACCGTGATGCTGTAGTCACTTATAATCGTGCGATCGCGATCGATGCAGAGAATGCTGATTTTTGGGCAGGTAAAGGCATAGCGCTACGGTTTTTAGAGCAATATCCTCAAGCCTTGGAAGCCTTGCAAACCGCATTAGAATTGAATCCATCTCATCCGCAAGCATTGGTTAATCAAGAGTTTGTTATGCAAAAGTTACAAACGCCTAATGGGATGGAGGCTTTACCAAATTCAGGGGTTAGGTAA
- the clpS gene encoding ATP-dependent Clp protease adapter ClpS — protein sequence MTVVISAARSATSAAPTQAPEKSRQVTRKPYPNYKVIVLDDDFNTFQHVHDCLVKYIPGMSSDYAWKLTNQVHFEGQAIVWVGPQEQAELYHQQLSRAGLTMAPLEAA from the coding sequence ATGACTGTGGTAATTTCAGCAGCTCGTTCAGCGACATCTGCTGCACCAACTCAAGCTCCTGAAAAATCGCGTCAAGTTACCCGCAAGCCTTATCCTAACTATAAGGTGATTGTTCTCGATGATGATTTCAACACCTTTCAGCATGTCCATGACTGCTTGGTGAAGTATATTCCCGGAATGAGCAGCGATTACGCTTGGAAACTGACGAATCAGGTTCACTTTGAAGGTCAAGCCATTGTTTGGGTTGGTCCTCAGGAACAAGCTGAACTCTATCACCAACAGCTAAGTCGGGCTGGATTAACTATGGCTCCCCTGGAGGCGGCGTAA
- a CDS encoding DUF2103 domain-containing protein, with the protein MGKSNGGRLVWNHSTHLPGLIPVLERLTSYTGIQTITPAVIGRARSHRPRLELKVSVPIRGGYKIIARSGKTFQEVFIVTELSKRELEGAISQALKKKK; encoded by the coding sequence ATGGGTAAGTCCAATGGCGGTAGACTGGTTTGGAATCACTCAACTCACTTACCCGGGTTGATTCCGGTTCTAGAACGTCTCACTAGCTATACAGGGATTCAAACGATTACGCCGGCTGTCATTGGACGGGCGAGAAGTCATCGTCCTCGCTTAGAATTAAAAGTGTCTGTACCCATTCGCGGTGGATATAAAATTATAGCTCGCTCTGGTAAAACCTTTCAAGAAGTGTTTATTGTTACTGAGTTGAGTAAGCGAGAATTAGAAGGTGCGATTTCACAAGCCTTGAAAAAGAAAAAGTAA